One stretch of Pigmentiphaga aceris DNA includes these proteins:
- a CDS encoding ABC transporter permease, whose amino-acid sequence MMKSSSFALPRMFSSMPISGRIGVILVSFWVVIALIGPFISPHDGGQVVSQDVFLGSSMAFPLGTDYLGRDVLSRILYGTRYTVGLALTAAVLASSIGIGLGLFATVNGRYVDAFVSRIIDALISIPSKMLALVIVAAFGSSIPLLITIAALSFTPGAFRIARSLAVNLQTLEYVQVAKVRGEGRFYVAWVEILPNMIHPMLADFGLRFVFIVLLLSGLSFLGLGVQPPHADLGSLVRENISGLGQGALAVIAPSFAIATLTVGVNILIDSLPRLGLRTGGES is encoded by the coding sequence ATGATGAAATCTTCTAGCTTTGCTTTGCCGCGCATGTTCTCGTCCATGCCGATTTCCGGCCGCATCGGCGTGATCCTGGTGAGCTTCTGGGTAGTGATCGCCCTGATCGGCCCGTTCATTTCCCCGCATGACGGTGGCCAGGTCGTGTCTCAGGATGTGTTCCTGGGTTCCAGCATGGCGTTCCCGCTGGGCACCGACTACCTGGGCCGCGATGTGCTCAGCCGCATTCTGTACGGCACCCGCTATACCGTTGGCCTGGCGCTGACCGCTGCCGTGCTGGCCAGCAGCATCGGCATTGGCCTGGGTCTGTTCGCCACGGTCAATGGCCGTTATGTAGATGCCTTCGTCAGCCGCATCATCGATGCGCTGATCTCGATTCCCAGCAAGATGCTGGCACTGGTGATCGTGGCCGCCTTCGGTTCCTCGATCCCGCTGCTGATCACGATTGCCGCGCTCAGCTTTACGCCGGGCGCATTCCGAATTGCCCGCTCGCTGGCAGTCAATCTGCAGACGCTGGAATACGTGCAGGTGGCCAAGGTACGCGGGGAAGGGCGCTTTTATGTGGCCTGGGTTGAAATTCTGCCGAACATGATCCACCCGATGCTGGCCGACTTCGGCCTGCGCTTCGTGTTCATCGTGTTGCTGTTGAGCGGCCTGAGCTTCCTGGGTCTTGGCGTGCAACCGCCGCATGCGGACCTGGGGTCCCTGGTGCGTGAAAACATTTCTGGCCTGGGACAAGGTGCGCTTGCTGTGATCGCCCCGTCCTTTGCCATTGCAACGCTGACTGTGGGCGTCAATATCTTGATCGACAGCCTGCCACGTCTGGGCTTGCGCACCGGTGGGGAGAGCTGA
- a CDS encoding ABC transporter ATP-binding protein, with protein MRDGAPDASALVQVRDLRVVARKDSGAEFEIVKGVDFSLHRGEVLALIGESGSGKTTIALSMLGYARRGCRISGGSVRIGDTEVLGLDEEGLRKLRGRTVSYIAQSAAASFNPSRRIMDQVVECALIHQVMSREAAEAKAVGLFEALALPDPKNIGSRYPHQVSGGQLQRLMAAMALITDPVLVVLDEPTTALDVTTQIEVLRAFKRVVRELNTTAVYVSHDLAVVAQMADRIVVLNGGEIKESGETAQVLHSPRDEYTRSLLAAVKPEVRVVQEENAAELPAPLLEIRGLMAGYGMRDARGRPKVTVLENIDLVIRRGMTVGVIGESGSGKTTLARVVAGMVAPTPGSLVRFDGADLPPSIETRNRDHFRRIQIVFQNADTALNPSHRIEDIIGRPLTFYHGLTGDARRKRVLQLLDLVRLPATMIDRRSSELSGGQKQRINLARALGAEPDLILCDEVTSALDTVVGAAILELLADLRRDLGVSYLFISHDISTVRAICDEIVVLYAGRTVEVGAREAMLQAPFHPYSHMLISSVPELRQGWLDSLPKPEGLPTIGNPTGADLLCPFIRRCPVRVDGRCNTVAPPRRRLADKDIFCHREPAELHAWQTGNGVIPIVQQAAVQYSA; from the coding sequence ATGCGTGATGGCGCACCAGACGCAAGCGCGCTGGTGCAAGTACGCGACCTGCGCGTGGTGGCCCGCAAGGACTCGGGCGCAGAGTTCGAGATCGTCAAGGGCGTGGACTTTTCCCTGCACCGTGGCGAAGTGCTGGCCCTGATCGGTGAGTCCGGTTCCGGCAAGACCACGATTGCCTTGTCGATGCTGGGTTATGCGCGTCGTGGCTGCCGCATTTCTGGCGGCAGCGTGCGCATTGGCGACACCGAGGTGCTGGGCCTGGACGAAGAAGGCCTGCGCAAGCTGCGCGGCCGTACGGTGTCTTACATCGCGCAAAGCGCGGCGGCCTCGTTCAACCCATCGCGTCGCATCATGGATCAGGTGGTCGAATGCGCCTTGATCCACCAGGTAATGTCACGCGAGGCGGCCGAAGCCAAGGCTGTGGGCCTGTTCGAAGCCCTGGCCTTGCCGGACCCGAAGAACATCGGTTCCCGTTACCCGCACCAGGTGTCGGGCGGGCAGTTGCAACGCCTGATGGCCGCCATGGCGCTGATCACCGACCCGGTGCTGGTGGTGCTGGACGAACCCACCACTGCGCTGGATGTGACCACGCAGATTGAAGTGCTGCGCGCCTTCAAGCGCGTGGTGCGTGAACTGAACACCACGGCAGTCTATGTGTCGCACGACCTGGCGGTTGTGGCGCAGATGGCCGATCGCATCGTGGTGCTCAATGGTGGCGAGATCAAGGAATCGGGCGAGACTGCCCAGGTGCTGCACTCGCCGCGTGACGAGTACACCCGAAGCCTGCTGGCAGCCGTCAAACCCGAAGTGCGGGTGGTACAGGAAGAAAATGCCGCTGAACTACCAGCCCCGCTGCTGGAAATCCGTGGCTTGATGGCTGGCTACGGCATGCGCGATGCGCGCGGTCGACCCAAGGTCACGGTGCTGGAAAATATCGATCTGGTGATTCGCCGGGGCATGACGGTAGGCGTGATCGGGGAGTCCGGGTCGGGCAAGACCACCTTGGCGCGTGTGGTGGCGGGCATGGTTGCGCCCACCCCCGGCAGCCTGGTGCGCTTCGACGGTGCCGACCTGCCGCCGTCGATCGAGACGCGCAATCGCGACCACTTCCGCCGCATTCAGATCGTGTTCCAGAATGCCGATACGGCGCTGAACCCGTCGCATCGCATTGAAGACATCATTGGCCGGCCGCTGACTTTCTATCATGGCCTGACGGGTGATGCCCGCCGTAAACGTGTGCTGCAACTGCTGGATCTGGTGCGCCTGCCTGCGACCATGATCGATCGCCGAAGCAGTGAGCTGTCGGGTGGACAGAAGCAGCGGATCAACCTGGCGCGGGCCCTGGGTGCCGAACCGGACCTGATCCTGTGCGATGAAGTGACCTCGGCGCTCGACACGGTGGTGGGCGCGGCCATTCTGGAATTGCTGGCCGATTTGCGCCGCGATCTGGGCGTGTCCTACCTGTTCATCAGCCACGACATTTCCACGGTGCGCGCCATCTGCGATGAAATCGTGGTGTTGTACGCCGGCCGTACGGTTGAAGTCGGTGCCCGCGAAGCCATGTTGCAGGCCCCGTTCCATCCGTATTCGCACATGCTGATCTCGTCCGTGCCCGAATTGCGACAAGGCTGGCTCGATAGCTTGCCCAAACCGGAAGGCCTGCCGACCATCGGCAACCCTACGGGTGCAGACCTGCTGTGCCCCTTCATCCGACGTTGCCCGGTGCGCGTTGACGGCCGCTGCAATACCGTGGCTCCGCCGCGCAGACGCTTGGCGGACAAAGACATCTTCTGCCACCGTGAACCGGCTGAACTGCATGCCTGGCAGACGGGCAATGGGGTGATTCCCATCGTGCAACAAGCTGCGGTGCAATACTCGGCATGA
- a CDS encoding helix-turn-helix domain-containing protein, whose product MPESAVCVTGARPVSRADSRGARSVELAITYIERHFAERIALENLADLAHLSLCRFAAVFRRQVGMSPYRYVCSTRIRHAQNLLRQGLPASVVAGEVGFFDQSHFSRHFKNHCGMTPGEFAARARDGNCEEACTSLTSKAAKGNA is encoded by the coding sequence ATGCCTGAATCGGCGGTATGTGTCACGGGCGCGCGGCCGGTCAGCCGCGCCGATTCCCGGGGGGCACGCTCGGTCGAGCTTGCCATCACCTACATCGAACGGCATTTTGCCGAGCGCATTGCATTGGAGAACCTGGCAGACCTGGCACACCTGAGCCTGTGTCGGTTTGCTGCCGTGTTTCGCCGGCAGGTAGGCATGTCGCCGTATCGATACGTGTGCAGCACACGCATCCGCCATGCGCAAAACTTGCTGCGACAAGGCTTGCCGGCGTCAGTCGTGGCGGGCGAGGTCGGTTTTTTCGATCAAAGCCACTTTTCACGCCACTTCAAGAATCACTGCGGCATGACGCCAGGGGAATTCGCAGCGCGCGCGCGTGACGGGAATTGTGAGGAAGCGTGCACCAGCCTTACGAGCAAGGCTGCAAAAGGTAACGCTTGA
- a CDS encoding extracellular catalytic domain type 1 short-chain-length polyhydroxyalkanoate depolymerase — translation MARKLSTLFFSMAQRMARDQQRVLRRATRTAAAVSGRTLARTVKNTTDPLIRKAFKTGLTAVTTPPSVAKRRAAAAAPIPGAGTWQAHIFRGSTSIGQWHGRLAYHLYIPSSAPAKGPHGMPLVVMLHGCQQTAADFARGTRMNRLADKEGFVIAWPQQSANAQSQRCWRWFRPQHGHGGSEADAIASLARSLVAKLRLDADRVYVAGLSAGAGMAALVALRHPDVFAAVGLHSGAVMGDAYDASAGMAAMRRGSRRDVLEQARSLLSTAVPFAGMPAMIVHGGRDHVVDVRNARQLFEQFRDLNGIDAMQPPVVAALAAGTDRAWQREDLRAGRRTMVRLAYVPALGHAWSGGDSDVKFHDAAGPNAGLLFWRFFEANTRVGDSTLV, via the coding sequence ATGGCACGCAAGCTCTCCACGCTATTTTTTTCCATGGCACAGCGCATGGCGCGTGATCAGCAACGTGTGTTGCGCCGCGCAACGCGCACGGCGGCGGCCGTATCCGGCCGAACGCTGGCCCGTACCGTCAAGAACACCACCGATCCCCTGATCCGCAAGGCCTTCAAGACCGGCCTGACAGCGGTGACCACGCCCCCGTCGGTGGCAAAGCGACGTGCCGCGGCAGCCGCCCCGATTCCTGGCGCGGGCACCTGGCAGGCACACATCTTCAGAGGCTCGACCAGTATCGGGCAGTGGCACGGCAGGCTGGCGTACCACCTGTACATTCCGTCGTCTGCCCCAGCCAAAGGGCCACATGGCATGCCGCTGGTCGTGATGCTGCATGGATGCCAGCAGACTGCGGCGGATTTCGCACGCGGCACACGCATGAACCGCCTGGCAGACAAAGAAGGATTCGTGATTGCCTGGCCGCAGCAGTCGGCCAATGCCCAGAGCCAGCGCTGCTGGCGCTGGTTCAGGCCGCAGCACGGGCACGGTGGCAGCGAGGCTGACGCGATCGCATCCTTGGCCCGTTCTTTGGTCGCGAAGCTGCGCCTGGATGCCGACCGTGTCTATGTGGCCGGGCTGTCGGCGGGTGCCGGCATGGCGGCGCTGGTGGCCTTGCGCCATCCCGACGTCTTTGCAGCGGTAGGCCTGCATTCCGGGGCGGTGATGGGTGATGCCTACGATGCCTCGGCCGGCATGGCCGCCATGCGCCGGGGCAGCAGGCGCGATGTGCTGGAACAGGCCCGCAGCCTGCTTTCGACAGCAGTGCCATTTGCCGGCATGCCCGCGATGATCGTGCATGGCGGACGCGATCATGTGGTCGATGTGCGCAATGCCCGGCAGCTTTTCGAGCAGTTTCGTGATCTCAATGGCATCGACGCCATGCAGCCACCCGTGGTGGCAGCCCTGGCTGCTGGCACGGATCGCGCGTGGCAACGCGAAGATTTGCGTGCCGGGCGACGCACGATGGTGCGCCTGGCCTATGTGCCAGCGCTTGGCCATGCGTGGAGCGGTGGCGATTCCGACGTGAAATTTCACGACGCGGCCGGACCGAACGCCGGACTGCTGTTCTGGCGTTTCTTCGAAGCCAATACACGGGTAGGCGATTCCACGCTGGTATAA